The Streptomyces sp. YIM 121038 genome includes a window with the following:
- a CDS encoding DUF5999 family protein: MCRHSPQCPPATARDREAARIIANHTEQGWYLLCNGILLFDDTGELLPNGHTISPRRPVPTLHEQHISTLQPNAT, translated from the coding sequence ATGTGCCGCCATTCCCCTCAATGCCCACCCGCCACCGCCCGCGACCGAGAGGCTGCCCGCATCATCGCCAATCACACAGAACAGGGATGGTACCTGCTATGCAACGGAATTTTACTGTTTGATGACACCGGAGAACTCCTCCCCAATGGCCACACCATTTCTCCCCGCCGACCTGTCCCCACCCTTCACGAGCAGCACATCTCCACCCTTCAGCCCAATGCCACTTAG
- a CDS encoding transposase has protein sequence MAGVITGSEPSWIARFTGLSPRQFGRLIAALRREGAGPVRKGRPWSLPLEDRVLLVAAYWRTNLTLRQLAPLFGVSKSAADRIIDQVGPALALQQRKRFRKGTVLIVAGTLVPTRDHTVAEQSKNYRYSTSHQVVIDADTRLVVAVGRPLPGNRNDCKAWELSGTKAAVGRTTVIADGGYRGTGLVIPHRREPGQSELPACKEDHNTSHRKVRARVEHAFARMKTWKILRDCRLKGDGVHHAILGIARLHNPTLAG, from the coding sequence GTGGCTGGTGTGATCACGGGGTCGGAGCCGTCCTGGATAGCCCGGTTCACTGGGCTGAGTCCACGTCAGTTCGGCAGGTTGATCGCCGCGTTGCGGCGAGAGGGTGCGGGCCCGGTCCGCAAGGGCAGGCCGTGGAGCCTGCCGCTGGAGGACCGGGTTCTGCTGGTCGCCGCGTACTGGCGCACCAATCTGACCCTGCGGCAGCTTGCCCCGTTGTTCGGGGTGTCGAAGTCGGCCGCCGACCGCATCATCGACCAGGTCGGGCCGGCGCTCGCCCTCCAGCAGCGCAAGCGGTTCCGCAAGGGCACCGTCCTGATCGTGGCCGGCACCCTGGTCCCCACTCGTGACCACACGGTCGCCGAGCAGTCGAAGAACTACCGGTACTCCACCAGCCACCAGGTCGTCATCGACGCCGACACCCGCCTGGTCGTAGCCGTCGGGCGCCCACTGCCCGGCAACCGCAACGACTGCAAGGCGTGGGAGCTGTCCGGTACGAAGGCCGCCGTCGGCCGGACCACGGTGATCGCGGACGGAGGCTACCGGGGAACCGGTCTGGTCATCCCGCACCGCCGTGAGCCGGGCCAGTCCGAACTCCCGGCCTGCAAAGAAGACCACAACACCTCCCACCGCAAAGTCCGCGCCCGGGTCGAGCACGCCTTCGCCCGGATGAAAACCTGGAAGATCCTCCGCGACTGCCGCCTGAAAGGCGACGGCGTCCACCACGCCATCCTCGGCATCGCCCGCCTGCACAACCCCACCCTGGCCGGGTGA
- a CDS encoding transposase family protein — MVCAIELEDLLPQLAAVQVDTVEAGKDLVRITARTPAGVPVACPGCGQASDWEHSRYVRHVVDEAVGGRPVMIDLAVRRLYCENPECVKLTFAEQVEGLTVRYQRRTPALQAVVEAVARALAGTADARLLLRLHQVLSWATLLACLLRIPLPERPVPKALGIDEFALRRGKRTDADPAITQCMDRWHLWHGLAEAARKADTGFMLRV, encoded by the coding sequence ATGGTGTGTGCCATCGAGTTGGAGGACCTGCTGCCGCAGCTGGCCGCGGTGCAGGTTGACACGGTTGAGGCCGGCAAGGATCTCGTCCGGATCACGGCGCGGACGCCTGCCGGTGTCCCGGTGGCCTGCCCGGGATGCGGGCAGGCGTCGGACTGGGAGCATAGCCGGTATGTGCGGCATGTCGTGGACGAGGCGGTCGGGGGCCGCCCGGTGATGATCGACCTGGCGGTGCGGCGGCTCTACTGCGAGAACCCGGAGTGCGTGAAGCTGACGTTCGCCGAGCAGGTCGAGGGGCTGACGGTGCGCTACCAGCGCCGGACGCCGGCCCTGCAGGCCGTGGTGGAGGCGGTGGCCCGCGCTCTGGCGGGCACGGCCGACGCCCGGTTGCTTCTGCGCCTGCACCAGGTGCTCAGCTGGGCCACGCTGCTGGCCTGCCTGTTGCGCATCCCGCTGCCCGAGCGGCCCGTGCCGAAGGCACTGGGAATCGACGAGTTCGCCCTGCGCAGGGGAAAGCGGACCGACGCCGACCCCGCCATCACGCAATGCATGGACCGCTGGCACCTGTGGCACGGCCTGGCCGAGGCAGCTCGGAAGGCGGACACGGGGTTCATGCTGCGAGTGTGA
- a CDS encoding IS110 family transposase: MVRAAGWEAQRLEKELEDTGMKLSAVLSDITGASGRAILESLISGERDPGRLADLTRGKARSKIPALIDALDGEFTDHHAFMVRHYLDEIDRWKNVIADFDARIAQLLAGHERDMEILQTIPGIGRLGSEIIIAETGGDMAQFASAHHLASWIGVCPGQNESAGISKSGRTRPGNTNLKRLLGVAAMAATREKDSYLGVFFRRLSARRGGKRALVAVMHKLVIAIWHVLHDHEPYRDLGADHFTRRDPERAMRRMTKEANSLGLTIRFEPITAG; encoded by the coding sequence TTGGTCCGGGCAGCAGGCTGGGAGGCCCAGCGGCTGGAGAAGGAACTCGAGGACACCGGCATGAAGCTCTCCGCCGTCCTCAGCGACATCACCGGCGCCAGCGGCCGGGCGATCCTGGAATCCCTCATCTCGGGCGAACGCGATCCGGGCCGTCTGGCCGACCTCACCCGCGGCAAGGCCCGCAGCAAGATCCCCGCCCTCATCGATGCCCTGGACGGCGAGTTCACCGACCACCACGCCTTCATGGTCCGCCACTACCTCGACGAGATCGACCGCTGGAAGAACGTCATCGCCGACTTCGACGCCCGCATCGCCCAACTGCTGGCCGGCCACGAGCGAGACATGGAGATCCTGCAGACCATCCCGGGCATCGGCCGCCTCGGCTCAGAAATCATCATCGCCGAGACCGGCGGCGACATGGCGCAGTTTGCTTCCGCCCACCACTTGGCCTCCTGGATCGGGGTCTGCCCCGGCCAGAATGAGTCCGCCGGAATCAGCAAGTCCGGCCGCACCCGCCCCGGCAACACCAACCTCAAGCGCCTGCTCGGCGTCGCCGCCATGGCCGCGACCAGGGAAAAGGACTCCTACCTCGGAGTCTTCTTCCGCCGCCTGTCGGCCAGACGAGGCGGCAAACGCGCCCTCGTCGCGGTGATGCACAAACTCGTGATCGCCATTTGGCACGTCCTGCACGACCACGAGCCCTACCGAGATCTCGGAGCCGACCACTTCACCCGTCGCGATCCCGAACGCGCCATGCGCCGTATGACCAAGGAGGCCAACAGCCTCGGTCTGACCATCCGCTTCGAACCCATCACAGCAGGCTGA
- a CDS encoding IS110 family transposase, with translation MPRLQDVKDEVIHLRSAGVDLGKRFLPACVRVPSTKRAGSWSLETERFGTTTAEVRRLLAWLLERRAEVVVMEATSDCWRGVYYLLQPHLNLMLVNPAHLKGIRGRKSDPGDAAFLARAGASGMVMASFVPAVTSGNCVISPAAAPSWSGQQAGRPSGWRRNSRTPA, from the coding sequence ATGCCCCGGCTCCAGGACGTGAAGGACGAGGTCATCCATCTGCGGTCCGCGGGAGTGGACTTGGGCAAGCGGTTCCTGCCGGCCTGTGTCCGCGTTCCCTCGACGAAGCGGGCCGGCAGCTGGTCGCTGGAGACCGAGCGGTTCGGCACCACTACCGCCGAGGTGCGGCGCCTGCTGGCCTGGCTGCTCGAGCGCCGGGCCGAGGTGGTGGTCATGGAGGCAACCTCGGACTGCTGGCGCGGTGTGTACTACCTGCTGCAGCCGCATCTGAATCTGATGCTGGTCAACCCCGCCCACCTCAAGGGCATCCGTGGCCGCAAGAGCGATCCGGGCGACGCGGCCTTCCTTGCCCGCGCCGGCGCCTCTGGCATGGTGATGGCCTCCTTCGTGCCAGCCGTGACATCCGGGAACTGCGTGATCTCACCCGCCGCCGCACCGAGTTGGTCCGGGCAGCAGGCTGGGAGGCCCAGCGGCTGGAGAAGGAACTCGAGGACACCGGCATGA